The Thermoleophilaceae bacterium DNA segment ATCACCGTCGGACCCGCGGATCAGCCGGACACGGCGATCGTCCTCTATCCGCCGGAGGCCAGTCCCGGCATCACGGACGAGGAGCGGCGCACCATCGCCGAGATGATGGCCAAGGGGACATTCGCCAGCATCAACCTGGCGACCACCGACCTCGACGCCACGTTCGAGCGGCTGCAGGCGAGCGACGCAGAGGTCGTGCAGGAGCCCACCGAGCAGCCCTACGGCATCCGCGACTGCTCCTTCCGCGACCCCTCGGGCAACCTGGTTCGCATCCAGCAGTTGCGCTGAGCAGGCGCGTGGGTACCGGAGCGTGAGCGGGCGACGACCACGCGCTCCGGTACCATCGCTCGCCGTGGGGCTAGCCCGGTGGTCCAGGTGTCGAACTGACGGTTGGAAAAGGGATGAATCCCCTCCATTTGCAGCGCTTCTTCC contains these protein-coding regions:
- a CDS encoding VOC family protein — encoded protein: MNINIHSSMLPHNDAAASLAFYRDTLGFEVRNDVEYGGMHWITVGPADQPDTAIVLYPPEASPGITDEERRTIAEMMAKGTFASINLATTDLDATFERLQASDAEVVQEPTEQPYGIRDCSFRDPSGNLVRIQQLR